A single Triticum dicoccoides isolate Atlit2015 ecotype Zavitan chromosome 2A, WEW_v2.0, whole genome shotgun sequence DNA region contains:
- the LOC119356726 gene encoding transmembrane 9 superfamily member 11-like, giving the protein MAAMASPTTSTILSTLLFLMHLNTSPATAFYLPGSYPHRYLPGEALAAKVNSLTSPSSKLPFPYYSLPFCAPQGGVSRAAESLGELLLGDRIETSPYRFSMLENSSAALFLCRTDPVSPAAADLIKSRIDDAYHVNLLLDTLPVVRYVNNPIAPEVLLRSTGFPVGVRADDGEYYVYNHLRLTVLVNKQKNGTTRVEALMATADASELISLSGGGGGGGGYTVVGFEVVPCSVEHDEAAIGDKKMYDGFSSKAAAGCDPSVVGMRVQANRPLAFSYEVAFVEGAVEWPSRWDAYLEMGGAQVHWFSILNSIVVVAFLAAIVLVILLRTVRRDLAQYEELGSEAAPHADDMAGWKLVAGDAFREPSHPVLLCVMVGDGVRILGMGMVTILFAALGFMSPASRGALVSGMLCLYLVLGLAAGYTSVRLWKTVRHGDSAGWKAVAWRASFVFPGVGFSVFTALNCVLWHNGSTGAVPFALFVVLILLWFFVSVPLTLAGGLLASRVRGHVEYPVKTNKIARQVPAAQCSPWVFVAVAGTLPFGTLFIELFFIMSSLWLGRVYYVFGFLLVVLGLLVAVCAEVSVVLTYMGLCVEDWRWWWRSFFASGSVAAYILGYAVYYLVFDLHSLSGPVSAALYVGYSLLMALAVMLATGAVGLAASFCFVYCLFSTVKLD; this is encoded by the coding sequence ATGGCGGCAATGGCTTCCCCCACCACGTCCACCATCCTCTCCACCCTTCTCTTCCTGATGCATTTGAACACCTCTCCGGCGACGGCCTTCTACCTCCCGGGGAGCTACCCGCACCGCTACCTCCCCGGCGAGGCCCTCGCCGCCAAGGTGAACTCCCTCACCTCGCCGTCCTCCAAGCTCCCTTTCCCCTACTACTCCCTCCCCTTCTGCGCCCCGCAAGGCGGCGTCAGCCGCGCCGCCGAGagcctcggcgagctcctcctcggggACCGCATCGAGACGTCGCCCTACCGCTTCTCCATGCTCGAGAACAGCAGCGCCGCCTTGTTCCTCTGCCGCACTGACCCGGTGTCCCCCGCCGCCGCTGACCTCATCAAGTCCCGCATCGACGATGCTTACCACGTTAACCTCCTCCTCGACACGCTCCCCGTGGTCCGGTACGTGAATAATCCCATCGCGCCGGAGGTGCTGCTCCGGTCCACGGGTTTCCCCGTCGGCGTGCGCGCCGATGACGGGGAGTACTACGTGTACAACCACCTCAGGCTCACGGTCCTGGTCAACAAGCAGAAGAATGGCACCACCAGGGTGGAGGCCTTGATGGCCACCGCCGACGCGTCTGAGCTTATCAGCCtatcaggcggcggcggcggcggcggcgggtacaCCGTCGTCGGGTTCGAGGTCGTGCCGTGCAGCGTGGAGCACGACGAGGCGGCCATCGGGGACAAGAAGATGTACGACGGCTTCTCGTCCAAGGCGGCCGCCGGATGCGACCCTTCTGTGGTCGGCATGCGCGTGCAGGCCAACAGGCCGCTGGCCTTCTCCTACGAGGTTGCCTTCGTGGAGGGCGCCGTGGAGTGGCCGTCGCGGTGGGACGCGTACCTGGAGATGGGCGGCGCCCAGGTGCACTGGTTCTCCATCCTCAACTCCATCGTGGTGGTGGCGTTCCTGGCGGCCATCGTGCTGGTCATCCTGCTGCGCACCGTGCGGCGCGACCTCGCGCAGTACGAGGAGCTCGGCAGCGAGGCGGCCCCGCACGCCGACGACATGGCCGGGTGGAAGCTCGTGGCCGGGGACGCGTTCCGGGAGCCCAGCCACCCGGTGCTCCTGTGTGTGATGGTCGGCGACGGCGTGCGCATCCTGGGCATGGGCATGGTCACCATCCTCTTCGCGGCGCTCGGGTTCATGTCTCCGGCATCCCGGGGCGCGCTCGTCAGCGGCATGCTCTGCTTGTACCTCGTCCTGGGCCTCGCCGCCGGGTACACCTCCGTGCGCCTCTGGAAGACGGTGCGGCACGGCGACAGCGCCGGGTGGAAGGCCGTGGCGTGGCGCGCCTCCTTCGTGTTCCCGGGCGTCGGGTTCTCCGTCTTCACGGCGCTCAACTGCGTGCTGTGGCACAACGGCAGCACGGGCGCCGTGCCGTTCGCGCTGTTCGTGGTGCTGATCCTGCTCTGGTTCTTCGTGTCGGTGCCGCTGACCCTGGCCGGCGGCCTCCTGGCGTCGCGCGTGCGCGGCCACGTGGAGTACCCCGTGAAGACGAACAAAATCGCGCGGCAGGTGCCGGCGGCGCAGTGCTCGCCGTGGGTTTTCGTGGCGGTGGCGGGCACGCTGCCGTTCGGGACGCTCTTCATCGAGCTCTTCTTCATCATGTCGAGCCTGTGGCTGGGGCGGGTGTACTACGTGTTCGGGTTCCTGCTGGTGGTGCTGGGGCTGCTGGTGGCGGTGTGCGCCGAGGTGTCGGTGGTGCTCACGTACATGGGGCTGTGCGTGGAGGactggcggtggtggtggcgctcCTTCTTCGCCTCCGGCTCCGTGGCCGCCTACATCCTCGGGTACGCCGTGTACTACCTCGTGTTCGACCTGCACAGCCTCAGCGGCCCGGTGTCCGCCGCGCTCTACGTCGGGTACTCGCTGCTCATGGCGCTCGCCGTCATGCTGGCCACCGGCGCCGTCGGGCTCGCCGCCTCCTTCTGCTTCGTCTACTGCCTCTTCTCCACCGTGAAGCTCGATTGA